In Chitinophaga nivalis, a single genomic region encodes these proteins:
- a CDS encoding GNAT family N-acetyltransferase — translation MKAIRATELHLNEVAVLFDAYRSFYDQAPDYKGALAFIGERIALQDSVIFVAMEGDEIVGFTQLYPIFTSVGMKRGWLLNDLYVLESHRGKGAGRTLIDAAAAHGRDTQAAWLMLQTYMTNTGAQALYEATGFKKDTDSYYYYLSL, via the coding sequence ATGAAAGCTATACGCGCAACCGAATTACATTTGAATGAAGTAGCTGTATTATTTGACGCCTATCGCAGTTTTTATGACCAGGCTCCGGATTATAAAGGCGCCCTGGCATTTATCGGCGAACGGATTGCATTGCAGGACAGTGTGATATTTGTGGCCATGGAAGGGGATGAAATTGTAGGATTTACACAACTGTATCCGATATTTACTTCCGTGGGTATGAAGCGTGGCTGGTTACTCAACGATCTCTATGTACTGGAATCCCACCGGGGCAAAGGTGCTGGTCGTACCCTGATAGATGCCGCAGCGGCTCATGGTCGGGATACGCAGGCCGCCTGGCTGATGTTGCAGACCTACATGACCAATACCGGCGCCCAGGCGCTGTATGAAGCCACCGGGTTTAAGAAAGATACCGACTCCTATTACTATTATCTGTCGCTGTAA
- a CDS encoding NUDIX domain-containing protein, producing the protein MDTSKNPWTIHSREIRYDNNWISVWHHEGLNPSGNPGIYGVVHFKNLAVGVIALDDEMNIYLVGQFRFPVNRFSWEIPEGGGPLGEEALDTAKRELLEETGLVASRWEEIVQLDMSNSVSDETGVVFLARGLEQRTAEPEDTEELHLKKIPFEEAYRMVQRYEITDSLSVAAIQKVKLMLYEGVLNQ; encoded by the coding sequence ATGGATACATCAAAAAATCCCTGGACCATACACTCCAGGGAAATCCGCTACGATAATAACTGGATCAGCGTCTGGCACCATGAAGGCCTCAATCCCTCGGGGAACCCGGGGATTTATGGCGTGGTGCATTTTAAGAATCTGGCAGTAGGGGTCATTGCGCTCGATGATGAGATGAACATTTATCTGGTAGGACAGTTTCGCTTTCCTGTGAACCGTTTCAGCTGGGAGATTCCGGAAGGCGGCGGTCCATTGGGAGAAGAAGCACTGGATACCGCCAAAAGGGAATTACTGGAAGAAACCGGGCTGGTGGCCAGCCGGTGGGAAGAGATTGTGCAGCTGGATATGTCTAATTCCGTGAGTGATGAAACAGGCGTTGTGTTTCTGGCAAGAGGGCTGGAGCAACGTACGGCAGAGCCGGAAGATACGGAGGAGCTGCACCTGAAAAAAATACCTTTTGAAGAAGCCTACCGCATGGTGCAACGCTACGAAATCACCGATTCGCTGTCTGTTGCCGCCATACAAAAAGTGAAGCTGATGTTGTATGAAGGGGTATTAAATCAATAA
- a CDS encoding EamA family transporter produces MRKSHTNAYIALAIVSIFWGTTYLASSVGVRYIHGMMLAGLRQSSAGFLIIGFFLLKGHKLPEKIVLSKLFVIGLLMLCGSNGLFTWAMQYIPSGLGAIIAATVPIWITLFSYFLVQRTRLSLQLIIGMILGFGGVAGIFYNYLSSLVNPDFQFGIFLSFCACIFWALGSVLTAKWALNVNYLYGAGFQMFFSGVVMLIIATLFMGQHLDAGSFTIELWESLLYLVLVGSVLSYSAYVFALNNLPPAQASVYAYINPIVAVLLGWLLLHEKLTWLMGLCSLVTVGGVFLVNNAFNKSKQAYLAAAKQ; encoded by the coding sequence ATGCGTAAATCACATACAAATGCCTACATCGCATTGGCGATTGTAAGCATTTTCTGGGGAACCACTTATCTGGCTTCCAGCGTAGGCGTCCGGTATATCCACGGCATGATGCTGGCAGGATTGCGACAGTCAAGCGCAGGGTTTTTAATTATCGGATTTTTTTTACTGAAAGGACACAAGCTGCCGGAGAAAATTGTGTTGTCGAAGTTATTTGTTATCGGACTATTGATGCTGTGCGGCAGTAACGGATTATTCACCTGGGCGATGCAATACATTCCCAGTGGACTGGGGGCTATCATTGCCGCCACGGTACCTATCTGGATTACGCTATTCAGTTATTTCCTGGTGCAGCGTACGCGGTTAAGTCTGCAGCTGATCATTGGGATGATACTGGGTTTCGGCGGTGTGGCCGGTATCTTCTATAACTATTTATCCAGCCTGGTGAATCCTGATTTTCAGTTTGGCATTTTCCTGTCTTTCTGCGCCTGTATTTTCTGGGCTTTGGGATCCGTGCTGACGGCCAAATGGGCGCTGAATGTAAATTATTTATACGGCGCCGGTTTCCAGATGTTTTTCAGCGGCGTGGTGATGCTGATCATTGCCACCCTGTTTATGGGACAACACCTGGATGCCGGCAGCTTTACCATTGAACTGTGGGAAAGCTTGCTGTACCTGGTGCTGGTAGGTTCTGTATTATCCTATTCGGCTTATGTATTTGCGCTGAATAATCTGCCGCCGGCACAGGCATCGGTATATGCCTATATCAATCCTATTGTAGCGGTGCTGCTGGGATGGTTGTTGCTGCATGAAAAACTGACCTGGTTAATGGGCCTTTGTTCCCTGGTAACAGTGGGAGGCGTATTCCTGGTCAACAATGCCTTTAATAAAAGTAAGCAGGCCTATCTGGCAGCTGCTAAACAATAA
- a CDS encoding hydroxymethylglutaryl-CoA lyase — protein sequence MLKLIECPRDAMQGWHRMISTDEKVEYLNALLKVGFDTIDFGSFVSPKAIPQLADTKDVLPRLQLDDTASKLLAIVANVRGAEEAIIFDEINYLGFPFSVSETFQLRNTNKTIAESLEQVQTMQELCLKNNKELVVYISMGFGNPYGDPYSPEIVLQWVEEMVKMEINTISLADTVGLADPGTITALFKHLIPAYPGVEIGAHFHASPQNWETKVLAAWEQGCKRFDSSLKGIGGCPMAEDELVGNLATEHLLAFCEQHQEPLSLNQAALREAQRLADIVFKD from the coding sequence ATGCTGAAACTTATAGAATGTCCCCGCGATGCCATGCAGGGCTGGCACAGGATGATCAGTACAGATGAGAAAGTAGAATACCTGAATGCCCTGCTGAAGGTAGGCTTTGATACCATCGATTTTGGCAGCTTTGTTTCGCCTAAAGCGATCCCGCAGCTGGCAGATACCAAAGACGTATTACCCCGGTTGCAGCTGGATGATACTGCGAGCAAACTGCTGGCGATTGTAGCGAATGTAAGAGGAGCAGAAGAAGCCATCATCTTTGATGAAATCAACTACCTGGGATTCCCGTTTTCCGTATCAGAAACCTTTCAGTTGCGGAATACCAATAAAACCATTGCGGAATCGCTGGAGCAGGTACAAACCATGCAGGAGCTTTGCCTCAAAAACAATAAAGAGCTGGTGGTATATATTTCCATGGGTTTTGGAAATCCTTACGGAGATCCTTACAGTCCGGAAATTGTATTGCAATGGGTAGAAGAGATGGTAAAGATGGAGATCAATACCATTTCCTTGGCAGATACCGTAGGGCTGGCCGATCCTGGTACCATTACCGCGCTCTTCAAACACCTCATTCCGGCTTATCCCGGGGTGGAAATCGGCGCTCATTTTCATGCTTCCCCCCAGAATTGGGAAACCAAAGTACTGGCCGCGTGGGAGCAGGGATGCAAGCGGTTCGACAGCTCCCTGAAAGGGATTGGCGGCTGCCCCATGGCAGAAGATGAACTGGTGGGCAACCTGGCTACGGAGCATTTGCTGGCATTCTGCGAGCAGCACCAGGAGCCGTTGTCGCTCAACCAGGCCGCTCTGCGGGAAGCGCAGCGCCTGGCAGATATCGTTTTTAAAGATTAA
- the rlmB gene encoding 23S rRNA (guanosine(2251)-2'-O)-methyltransferase RlmB, which produces MERKYNAFKGERKEGGGPKRYPTQRPKQSAMIIGRQPVVEALNSGKSIERIFLLRSATGDIIPQIKEKAFANNIPINYVPVEKLNGLTQANHQGCIAIAGNVTYLDLQDVISHVIEQGETPLFLILDGITDVRNIGAIARSAVCCGAQAIIIPDKGIASLNEEAVKSSAGALEKIAVCRVNSLNKAIDTLHLNGIKVMASEMETETKLYDLDLKEPVAVIMGSEDKGVYPSLIKASDTLFRIPMAGNFESFNVAVAAGIILYEALKQRTI; this is translated from the coding sequence ATGGAAAGAAAATACAACGCTTTCAAAGGAGAAAGAAAAGAAGGAGGCGGCCCGAAAAGGTACCCAACGCAGCGGCCTAAACAGTCTGCTATGATCATAGGCCGGCAGCCTGTAGTAGAAGCGCTCAACAGCGGCAAATCCATAGAACGGATCTTTTTACTCCGTTCTGCCACGGGAGATATTATCCCTCAGATCAAAGAAAAAGCATTTGCCAATAATATTCCCATCAATTATGTTCCGGTAGAAAAACTGAACGGCCTTACCCAGGCGAATCACCAGGGGTGTATCGCCATTGCCGGTAATGTCACCTACCTGGACCTGCAGGATGTGATCTCTCATGTGATTGAACAGGGAGAAACGCCGTTGTTCCTCATCCTGGACGGTATTACAGATGTACGTAATATTGGCGCCATTGCCCGTAGTGCCGTTTGTTGCGGTGCACAGGCTATCATCATCCCGGATAAAGGCATTGCCTCCCTCAATGAGGAAGCCGTTAAGTCCTCTGCCGGCGCCCTGGAAAAAATAGCCGTTTGCCGGGTCAATAGCCTGAACAAAGCCATCGATACCTTACATCTCAACGGGATTAAAGTAATGGCGAGTGAGATGGAAACGGAAACCAAACTCTACGACCTCGACCTGAAAGAACCAGTAGCTGTGATTATGGGTTCCGAAGACAAAGGCGTATATCCTTCCCTGATAAAAGCTTCCGATACCCTTTTCCGTATACCCATGGCCGGTAACTTTGAATCTTTCAATGTGGCTGTGGCGGCAGGAATTATTCTGTACGAAGCGTTGAAGCAAAGAACTATTTAA